CCGATTCAGCGGCGGCAGGGACCGCCTTCGCGACAGGGCACAAGGCCTCCTTCGGCGTCATATCTCTCGACCCGACGGGGCGCGCCCTCCCCACGCTGGCCGAACGAGCTCGAGACGCTGGCCTGGGCGTCGGCATCGTGACCTCTGTTGCCCTCAACGACGCCACCCCGGCGGCTTTTTATGCCCATCAGCCCTCCCGGTTGGATCGCTATGAAATCGGCCTTGACCTCATTGACAGCGGGTTTGATTTTTTTGCCGGCTGGGGCTTGAGCTCGCGACGGGGTCCCCAGCGGGATCGGGAAGACCTGCTCGATCTCGCCCGGCAGAGAGGCTTCACTCTGGTAACCAGCCGGGAGGCACTCGCTGTCTTAAACCAGAAAAAGCTGCCCGTCCTGGCTCTTTTGCCCTTTCCATTTGAAATAGAACGAGAGAAGGAAGATCTGTCGCTTGGTGAGATAACCGCTCGGGCAATCGACCTCCTTGACCATCCTCTGGGGTTTTTCCTGATGGTTGAGGGGGGCAAGATCGACTGGGCCTGTCACACCAACGACGCCGCGAGCGCCGTTTGGGAGACGATCGCTTTTGACGAGGCAGTGGCAGCGGCAGTGTCATTTTTGCTTGAACGACCCGAGGAAACCTTGATCGTCGTTACCGGAGACCACGAAACCGGGGGCATGTCGTTTTGCGAGGGTGAAAACGACAAAATTCACGTCCTCGCTCAGCAGAAGTGTTCCTATGAAACGGTTCAGGAGCGCCTCCGGTCGATCGCCGTTCGGAAGGAGAGCTTTCCTGAAATTCTGGCTCTAGCCCGGGAATGTTACGGTCTGTGGGCGCCTCCTGGGACGATTCCTCCCGGCAGTGCCTCGCCCCCCCTCGCTCCGGATGAGATCGCTTTACTGCAAGAGGCTTGGAGCATTTTTGTCAGCGGTGATCAGGACATCATTCGCCGGAGATTCGGGGGTTATCACCCGGTGATGATTACCCTGAACCGCATTCTCAGTCGACGGGCCGGAGTGGGCTGGTCCCATTTCGGTCACAGCCCCGATCCCGTTCCGGTTTTTGCTTGGGGCGCGGGACAGGACTTGTTTTACGGGAAGATGGACAACACCGATATTTTCTGGAAAATTCTGGAGGCGGCCGGATGGTCGACGGATCGTTTTTAAAAACTTTCTCCCCGTCCGGCCCTTATTTTGTTCCGTCTCTCAACATCATGAATCATATCCAGTCAGTGTAGTAAAAAAATTCCGGGCTTGCCGGGCCGCCTCGTGAAACGTGGGATGGGGGACGATTTCAGCGGAATAATAGCCGTTATACCCGAGGTTGCCAAGAACGTCGTAGACGGGCCGGAAATCCAGGTGGCCCATCCCGGGTGCCCGGCGGTTCGAATCGGCGATATGGACATGGGAGACCAGGCAGCCATGCCGTTCGAGGCTTGCAGCCATATTAACCTCCTCGATATTCATGTGAAAGGTGTCGGCCAGGATTCCCAGGTTGTTGACCCCCAATGCTTCGATGCAGATAGCGGCTTCCTCCAGGGTGTTCAAAAAATTGGTTTCGTAACGGTTCAGAGGCTCGAGCACCAGCGAGACGTTCAATTTCCCGGCAATGGAACATAATTCGCGCAAATTTTCCTGGAAGGCCGCAAATGCCCTGTCCCGTTGTCCGGTTTCGTCGGGAAGCCTTCCCCTGATCAGACCGATGATCACCAGGCTTCCCAGGTTAGCGGCCAGTCGAATATGAGTTAGGATCCGTTCCATCGCCCGGTGGGTCACCGAATCATCCAGAGAACTGAGGCTCAGACCTTCTTCGAGATAAGCCTGCCCGGTCCCCAGGGCCGGGACCGGAAGAGAAAGCGAGGC
The Atribacteraceae bacterium genome window above contains:
- a CDS encoding alkaline phosphatase, which translates into the protein MSPFRYSAPLRHRLVGMLFWSAIVVLTFLLVSSPSFGLPARFLFFFIGDGMGFSQVQVAESFRRSVESAGLTILQFPVQGEVTTHSLGSPLTDSAAAGTAFATGHKASFGVISLDPTGRALPTLAERARDAGLGVGIVTSVALNDATPAAFYAHQPSRLDRYEIGLDLIDSGFDFFAGWGLSSRRGPQRDREDLLDLARQRGFTLVTSREALAVLNQKKLPVLALLPFPFEIEREKEDLSLGEITARAIDLLDHPLGFFLMVEGGKIDWACHTNDAASAVWETIAFDEAVAAAVSFLLERPEETLIVVTGDHETGGMSFCEGENDKIHVLAQQKCSYETVQERLRSIAVRKESFPEILALARECYGLWAPPGTIPPGSASPPLAPDEIALLQEAWSIFVSGDQDIIRRRFGGYHPVMITLNRILSRRAGVGWSHFGHSPDPVPVFAWGAGQDLFYGKMDNTDIFWKILEAAGWSTDRF
- the iolO gene encoding 5-keto-L-gluconate epimerase encodes the protein MKTSMAVSVQKTSFQAVVFEEAILPLLTLLRDLRFDGAELAIRNPLEVDVPRLQERLASLSLPVPALGTGQAYLEEGLSLSSLDDSVTHRAMERILTHIRLAANLGSLVIIGLIRGRLPDETGQRDRAFAAFQENLRELCSIAGKLNVSLVLEPLNRYETNFLNTLEEAAICIEALGVNNLGILADTFHMNIEEVNMAASLERHGCLVSHVHIADSNRRAPGMGHLDFRPVYDVLGNLGYNGYYSAEIVPHPTFHEAARQARNFFTTLTGYDS